Proteins found in one Seonamhaeicola sp. S2-3 genomic segment:
- a CDS encoding queuosine precursor transporter, with amino-acid sequence MELKDKLAAQRIYMLLGALFITSLVVSNLIFQKFFYWYPVDVEVFGSKLFEISVGILPYPLTFLITDLISEIYGKKRANQVVITGIFASFFSLLIVSVASLVSATPWSPVNNNIFNTVFGNTILAVFASMMAYLFAQFVDIQIYHFWKRLTQGKHLWLRNNFSTWFSQFVDTFTVVGLLCLFDIIHWDKFLGLLISGFLFKVLVAVSDTPFLYLGVYIFRKRFKLKVNEEINLL; translated from the coding sequence ATGGAACTTAAAGACAAACTAGCCGCCCAAAGAATTTATATGCTTTTAGGAGCACTTTTTATTACGTCGTTGGTGGTTTCAAATTTAATTTTTCAAAAATTCTTTTATTGGTATCCGGTAGATGTGGAAGTTTTTGGAAGCAAACTTTTTGAAATTTCAGTAGGCATATTACCTTACCCGCTCACTTTTTTAATTACCGATTTAATTAGTGAAATTTATGGTAAAAAACGTGCTAATCAAGTTGTAATTACAGGTATTTTTGCTTCGTTTTTTTCATTATTAATTGTTTCTGTAGCTAGTTTGGTTTCTGCAACGCCGTGGTCTCCTGTAAATAACAACATATTTAACACTGTTTTTGGCAATACAATACTTGCTGTTTTTGCTAGCATGATGGCTTACCTATTTGCTCAATTTGTAGATATTCAAATTTATCACTTCTGGAAACGCTTAACCCAAGGAAAACACTTATGGCTTAGAAATAATTTTTCTACTTGGTTTTCTCAATTTGTAGATACTTTTACCGTAGTAGGTCTTTTATGTTTGTTTGATATTATTCATTGGGACAAATTTCTAGGACTTTTAATCTCTGGATTTCTTTTTAAAGTATTGGTAGCAGTTTCTGATACTCCTTTTCTTTATTTAGGAGTTTATATATTTAGAAAACGGTTTAAATTAAAAGTAAACGAAGAAATTAATCTGCTATAA